GGTCGCTGCGCGGTTGACGCGTGACCTGATGCGGCTGGCACTGCTGCAGTCGCGTACGTACGCGCCGTACACCAAGTGGTTGGGTACGGCGTTCGCAAGACTGGATGACTCGGATGGACTCGCCAGTGCGCTGTCCGGTGCAGTGGACGCCGCGTCGTACGCGGACCGCGAGCAGGCACTCGTCACCGCGTACGAGCTGGTAGCCCGCCGGCACAACGCACTAGGCGTCACCGACGAGCTGGATCCGTCACCGCGGCCGTACTTCGACCGCCCAGCTCAGGTCATCGGTGCCGACCGCTTCGTCCAGGCGTGTCTGGCAAACGTCACGGACGAAGCGGTCAAGCGGCATGGTCTGATCGGGTCAATCGACCAGTACGTGGACAACACGGACGTACTCAGCAACCCGCAGGTGTACCGCAAGCTGGCCGCTGTCTACCGTTGACGGCCGCTCACTCTGACTTGGGCCGCTCGCCGTACCGAGTGGCCATCGCGATCGACTTCTCGTCGGCCCATGACCAGCTAGGGCGTTCTGTTGAGGGGCCCTCGTACGGCAGGTCGGCGTACCGCGCCTGTAGCTCGGCCAGTTGTTCAGCGAGCGTCGCACGGTGCTCCGCGTACGCCGGGTCGTCTGCGACGTTCACCAGCTCTTCCGGGTCGGTGCGGAGGTCATACAGCTCCCACTCCGACTCGAACAGTCGCTCCGACGAGCCTGGTACGCCCAGACCGGCGCCGTAGTAGTGGATGAGCTTGAACTCCTTGGTGCGTACGCCGTAGTGCGCCGGAGCGTGGTGGATCGGGTCATCGTGCTCCCAGTACCGGTAGTACATCGCCTCGGGCCAGTCCGGTACCTGCTCGCCACGTAGTAGCGGCAGGAAGCTCCGGCCCTGCGACGTCGGTAGCGCGGATGCGGTGTCCAGCCCGGCCATGTCCAGGAAGGTCGCTGCGAAGTCCACGTTGGTCACCATGGCATCGCAGGTGCTCCCGGCGGGCAGGGCGGCCGGCCAGCGGATCAGCATCGGCATCTGCAGCGACTCGTCGAACATCAGCCGCTTGTCGAACCAGCCATGGTCACCGAGGAAGAACCCCTGGTCGGACGTGTACACCACTACCGTGTTGTCACTGACACCCTCCTCGTCCAGTACGTCCAGGAGCCGGCCCACGTTGTCGTCGATCGACTGCACGCACTGCAGGTAGTCACGCAGGTAGCGCTGGTACTTCCACCGCATCCGAGCTTCCCGGTTCTCCGGTCCGCGCAGTTCGTCCGGCAGGTCCTCGCCAAGCTCATCCGCACCCAGGTCGTCCGCCACTGACATGCGTACGCCACGAACCGCCTGACTACGGGTGCTGTGGTCGTCGTACAGCGTGCTCGGCTCCGGGATCGATCCGACCGGGTAGAGGTGCTTGTGCTTCTCATCCGGCACCCACGGCCGGTGCGGCGCCTTGTGGTGTACGAGCAGCAGGAACGGCCGTTCCGGGTCCCGCTGCCGCAGCCAGCCGATGCTCTGATCGGTGACGATGTCGGTGGCGTACCCAGACACGGTCGCCGCGCCGTCCGGTCCGATCATCAGCGGATCGACATAGTCACCCTGACCAGGGAACACCCGCCACTCGTCGAAATGGCGCGGTGCGGACTCCGCGCGCTCGCCGAGATGCCATTTGCCGAACAGTGCGGTCTGATAACCGGCGTCCTTCAGTACTTCGGCGAACGTAGGTACCCGGTAGTCGAGCTCGGTGAAGATCGACGCCACCCCGTTCACATGGCTGTACGTACCGGTCAGGATCGACGCCCGCGACGGGGAGCAGATCGAGTTCGTGCAGTACGTCGCGTCCATCCGCACCCCGTCCTGGGCCAGCCGGTCCAGGTGCGGCGTGCTGTTGATCCGGCTGCTCGTGTTGTCGCAGTACGCCGAGATCGCATGCGCGGCGTGGTCGTCGGACATGACGAAGACGAGGTTCGGGCCCGGCATCAACTCACCTCTCCGGTGACAAGTTCGGCAGTCAGGGCAGCATCGATCTCCAGCATCATGTCCGCGGTCATACCCGGATGCGACGCGAAGATGTCGAGCAGGGGAGCCGAGGGGATCAGCCGGCGCATGCCAGTCAGTCCGGCGACGATGTGAGTTGGTAGTATGGCCGGGTAGCGATCCAGTACGTCGGACAGCGTCAGGGTCCGTAGTGGTGAGTCCGCGGCAAGCTCACTCCGCCGGACTGATGGCTGGAGTGCTCGTTGCACTTGCTCCCACTGCTGTCCGATCAGTAGGTGCTCGCTGAGCACCGGTCCGTCAGCAGGAAGGCCGAGGCGTTCGTACTGCTCGGGTGGCGCGTCGTTGGCACGCATCTGGTCGACCAGGAGCGTGCAGAGCCGCAACTCGAGTTCGTCGTCGCGGAGTGGGCTCTGCTGTTGTGGATCGGTCTGTAGGTCGAACAGCAACGTGCCGTGCCACCACGGGTTGCCGACCGGTGGTCCGGCGACACGTAGTACTGGCACGCCTTTGGTGAAGGTGAAGCCGTCCACCAGCTCAGCGTCCCGTAGCTCGGCCGGTGTGAAGCGGGCGCGCATGTGGGTAGGCATCAATGTGTAGTTGTACAGCGGACCGTTTGACTGATCGGCGCACGCACGCATGTACACGTAGCGTCCGTCGGTGACGTTGACATGACCGCCATGCGCACCGAACAGCGCCGCCTCGCGTGACCCGCCCGCCAGCACCGGCTGCCCCTGCATGTCGTCCGGAACACCCACACCGAAGTAGTCGAGCAGCGTCGGCGCGAGGTCGATTGTCTGCACCAGCTCCTCGGTACGCTCGCCGGACCGGCGCTGCCGGGGATCCCAGACGAACAGTGGCGTGTGGATCGTCTCGTCGAACCAGGGCTGCACGCTCTTGCCCCACCAGCCGCGCTCACCGAGCAGGAAGCCGTGGTCGGTGCAGACAATCAGCATCGTGTCGTCCCACAGCTGGTGCTCATCGAACAGATCGAGTACGCGGCCCAGCGACCGATCGCACATCGCCAGTAGAGCCAGGTACTCACCCCGGGCCCGCTCCACCTCGTCGGGCGACTCGATCACCCGCCGGTACGAGGGCCAGTCGAACACCGGTGCATCCGTGTCCACCCCCGCCAACTGCCGGTACTCCTGATAGCTGAAGAAGGGCTCGTGCGGGTCGAACGTCTCGATCTGTACGAACCACCCGTCCTCCGCCCGGTTGGTCTCGATGAACTCGATCCCGGCGTCGAACGTGCGTGTCTGACTGTGCTGCGCCTCGTCCTGCAGGTACTGCCGGTTAACCCAGTCCTGCCGGCTGAGGAACGACGTACCGTTCAGCGTCGCCGGCACTTCGGGATCACGGACCTGGCCCTTCCACCGATCACCTTCCTGCCCGCGGAAGAACTCGTACGTCGAGTACCTGTTGTGGTACGTCGCACCGCCGTCCTCCCAGTAGTGCTGATGATCGGTCGCGAGATGCGTGTGTACGCCGCTGGTCCGCAACAACTCCGGCATCGAGTCGTCGTACGGCTCCAGCGGGCCCCACGAGCGGTGCAGGAAGTTGTACCGCCCGGTGTGCAACTCGCGGCGGGCCGGCATACAGGGCATGCTGCCCGCGTAGCAGTTCTCGAACAGTACGGTGTGCTCGGCGAGCCGGCTGAAGTTCGGCGCGTGCACCTCCGACGCACCGTACGGCGGGAGCATGCGCCGGTTCAGTGAGTCGTACATGACCATCACGGCACGCTTCATCCAGCCACCTCGAGCCGCTCTTGCCGGCGGGCCGCCTGCCGGTCCGGGTCCGGGATCGGCGCGGCCATCAGCAGCCTCCTCGTGTACGGGTGCGCGGGCCGCTCCGTGACGTCGACGGCGTCGCCGTACTCGACGATGTCGCCGCGATAGAGCACCGCCACCCGGTGACTGATGTGCCGGACGACCGCCAGGTCATGTGAGATGAACAGATAGGCAACGCCGGTTTCCTCCTGGATCGAGATGAACAGGTCGAGCACCCGCGCCTGGGTGGACAGGTCCAGCGCGGACACGGGCTCGTCGCAGACGATGAGTTTGGGTCGCAGCGCGAGCGCCCGGGCGATCGCGATCCGCTGCCGCTGACCACCGGAGAACTCCCGCGGCAACCGGTGAACGGCGTCCTGCGGCAGACCGACCTGGTCGAGCAGCGTGCGCACCCGCCCGGTCGCGGTCTTCCGATCGGCCGAACCACGCGCGATCAGCGGCTCGACCAGGATGTCCTCGACCGTCATCGACGGATTCAGCGAGCTGTACGGGTCCTGGAACACGACCTGGATGTCGTCGCTGAGCTTCCGCCGCTCGCGCCGCGGCATCCCGACCAGTTGCTGCCCGCCGAACCGGATCGAGCCCGAACTGACCGGTACCAGCCCGAGCACCGCCCGGCCGATCGTGGTCTTGCCGGACCCCGATTCACCGACCAGGCCGAGCGTCTCACGCGGTTTGATGCCGAACGACACGTCGTGCAGCGCGCGGAATCCCTTCGACCGCCAGCCACGCGCGGCGTACTCGACCACCACATTGCTTGCCTCAAGCATGGTTCACCTCCAGGCGGGTACGCGGCGCGCTGTCCTCGAGCGTCGATCCGAGCAGGGTCTGGGTGTACTGGTGCCGCGGCCGCGCGAACAACGGCCGGACATCGTTCACTTCGACGATCCGCCCGTCCTGCATCACCGCCACCCGGTCGCAGATGTCGGCGACCACGCCGAAGTTGTGC
The genomic region above belongs to Kribbella solani and contains:
- a CDS encoding sulfatase codes for the protein MPGPNLVFVMSDDHAAHAISAYCDNTSSRINSTPHLDRLAQDGVRMDATYCTNSICSPSRASILTGTYSHVNGVASIFTELDYRVPTFAEVLKDAGYQTALFGKWHLGERAESAPRHFDEWRVFPGQGDYVDPLMIGPDGAATVSGYATDIVTDQSIGWLRQRDPERPFLLLVHHKAPHRPWVPDEKHKHLYPVGSIPEPSTLYDDHSTRSQAVRGVRMSVADDLGADELGEDLPDELRGPENREARMRWKYQRYLRDYLQCVQSIDDNVGRLLDVLDEEGVSDNTVVVYTSDQGFFLGDHGWFDKRLMFDESLQMPMLIRWPAALPAGSTCDAMVTNVDFAATFLDMAGLDTASALPTSQGRSFLPLLRGEQVPDWPEAMYYRYWEHDDPIHHAPAHYGVRTKEFKLIHYYGAGLGVPGSSERLFESEWELYDLRTDPEELVNVADDPAYAEHRATLAEQLAELQARYADLPYEGPSTERPSWSWADEKSIAMATRYGERPKSE
- a CDS encoding sulfatase, with product MKRAVMVMYDSLNRRMLPPYGASEVHAPNFSRLAEHTVLFENCYAGSMPCMPARRELHTGRYNFLHRSWGPLEPYDDSMPELLRTSGVHTHLATDHQHYWEDGGATYHNRYSTYEFFRGQEGDRWKGQVRDPEVPATLNGTSFLSRQDWVNRQYLQDEAQHSQTRTFDAGIEFIETNRAEDGWFVQIETFDPHEPFFSYQEYRQLAGVDTDAPVFDWPSYRRVIESPDEVERARGEYLALLAMCDRSLGRVLDLFDEHQLWDDTMLIVCTDHGFLLGERGWWGKSVQPWFDETIHTPLFVWDPRQRRSGERTEELVQTIDLAPTLLDYFGVGVPDDMQGQPVLAGGSREAALFGAHGGHVNVTDGRYVYMRACADQSNGPLYNYTLMPTHMRARFTPAELRDAELVDGFTFTKGVPVLRVAGPPVGNPWWHGTLLFDLQTDPQQQSPLRDDELELRLCTLLVDQMRANDAPPEQYERLGLPADGPVLSEHLLIGQQWEQVQRALQPSVRRSELAADSPLRTLTLSDVLDRYPAILPTHIVAGLTGMRRLIPSAPLLDIFASHPGMTADMMLEIDAALTAELVTGEVS
- a CDS encoding ATP-binding cassette domain-containing protein, whose amino-acid sequence is MLEASNVVVEYAARGWRSKGFRALHDVSFGIKPRETLGLVGESGSGKTTIGRAVLGLVPVSSGSIRFGGQQLVGMPRRERRKLSDDIQVVFQDPYSSLNPSMTVEDILVEPLIARGSADRKTATGRVRTLLDQVGLPQDAVHRLPREFSGGQRQRIAIARALALRPKLIVCDEPVSALDLSTQARVLDLFISIQEETGVAYLFISHDLAVVRHISHRVAVLYRGDIVEYGDAVDVTERPAHPYTRRLLMAAPIPDPDRQAARRQERLEVAG